One window of the Triticum dicoccoides isolate Atlit2015 ecotype Zavitan chromosome 3B, WEW_v2.0, whole genome shotgun sequence genome contains the following:
- the LOC119280707 gene encoding AP2/ERF and B3 domain-containing protein Os01g0141000-like, giving the protein MGVEILSSMVEHSFQYSSGVSTATTESGTAGTPPRPLSLPVAIADESVTSWSASSRFKGVVPQPNGRWGAQIYEHHARVWLGTFPDQDSAARAYDVASLRYRGRDAAFNFPCAAVEGELAFLAAHSKAEIVDMLRKQTYADELRQGLRRGRGMGARAQPTPSWAREPLFEKAVTPSDVGKLNRLVVPKQHAEKHFPLTRTPETPTTTGKGVLLNFEDGEGKVWRFRYSYWNSSQSYVLTKGWSRFVREKGLGAGDSILFSCSLYEQEKQFFIDCKKNTSMNGGKSASPLPVGVTTKGEQVRVVRLFGVDISGVKRGRAATATAEQGLQELFKRQCVAPGQHSPALDLF; this is encoded by the exons ATGGGGGTGGAAATCCTGAGCTCCATGGTGGAGCACTCCTTCCAGTACTCTTCCGGCGTGTCCACGGCCACGACGGAGTCAGGCACCGCCGGGACACCGCCGAGGCCTCTGAGCCTACCTGTCGCCATCGCCGACGAGTCCGTGACCTCGTGGTCGGCGTCGTCTCGGTTCAAGGGCGTGGTGCCGCAGCCAAACGGGCGATGGGGCGCCCAGATCTACGAGCACCACGCTCGCGTCTGGCTCGGCACGTTCCCAGACCAGGACTCGGCGGCGCGCGCCTACGACGTAGCCTCGCTCAGGTACCGCGGCCGCGACGCCGCCTTCAACTTCCCCTGCGCGGCCGTGGAGGGGGAGCTCGCCTTCCTGGCGGCGCACTCCAAGGCTGAGATAGTGGACATGCTCCGGAAGCAGACCTACGCCGATGAACTCCGCCAGGGCCTGCGGCGCGGCCGTGGCATGGGGGCGCGCGCGCAGCCGACGCCGTCGTGGGCGCGGGAGCCCCTTTTCGAGAAGGCCGTGACCCCTAGCGATGTCGGCAAGCTCAATCGCCTCGTAGTGCCGAAGCAGCACGCCGAGAAGCACTTCCCCCTGACGCGCACGCCGGAGACGCCGACCACCACCGGCAAGGGCGTGCTGCTCAACTTCGAGGACGGCGAGGGGAAGGTGTGGAGGTTCCGGTACTCGTACTGGAACAGCAGCCAGAGCTACGTGCTCACCAAAGGCTGGAGCCGCTTCGTCCGGGAGAAGGGCCTAGGTGCCGGCGACTCCATCCTATTCTCGTGCTCGCTGTACGAACAGGAGAAGCAGTTCTTCATCGACTGCAAGAAGAACACTAGCATGAACGGAGGCAAATCGGCGTCGCCGCTGCCGGTGGGGGTGACTACCAAAGGAGAACAAGTTCGCGTCGTTAGGCTATTCGGTGTCGACATCTCGGGAGTGAAGAGGGGGCGAGCGGCGACGGCAACGGCGGAGCAAGGCCTGCAGGAGTTGTTCAAGAGGCAATGCGTGGCACCCGGCCAGCACTCTCCTGCCCTAG ACTTGTTTTAG